From the genome of Hydrogenophilus thermoluteolus, one region includes:
- a CDS encoding NADH:ubiquinone reductase (Na(+)-transporting) subunit D, producing MSEIKKTLTQPIVANNPIILQVLGICSALAVTSKLSTAFTMSIALTLVTAFSNLFISLIREHIPSSIRIIIQMTIISTLVIVVDQFLKAFAFEISRELSVFVGLIITNCIVMGRAEAYAMSHPPVASFWDGIGNGLGYSAILLTVGFVRELLGSGTLFGYPVLPTVNDGGWYVPNGLLLLPPSAFFLIGLIIWAVRTWQPKQRETVEFRVRAAPQSEGV from the coding sequence ATGAGCGAAATCAAAAAGACCCTGACACAACCGATCGTAGCCAACAACCCGATCATCCTACAGGTGCTCGGGATCTGCTCGGCGCTTGCGGTCACCTCGAAACTGTCCACCGCATTCACGATGTCGATCGCACTCACACTCGTGACCGCGTTCTCCAACTTGTTCATCAGCTTGATCCGTGAGCATATCCCGAGTTCGATCCGCATCATCATCCAGATGACGATCATCAGTACGCTCGTGATCGTCGTCGACCAGTTCCTCAAAGCCTTCGCGTTCGAAATCAGCCGCGAGCTCTCGGTTTTCGTCGGCCTCATCATCACCAACTGCATCGTGATGGGGCGTGCCGAGGCCTATGCGATGAGCCATCCGCCTGTGGCGAGCTTCTGGGACGGTATCGGCAACGGGCTCGGGTATAGTGCGATCCTGCTCACGGTCGGCTTCGTCCGCGAACTCCTCGGGTCTGGCACGCTCTTTGGCTATCCGGTACTGCCCACGGTCAACGATGGCGGCTGGTACGTCCCGAATGGGCTTTTGCTCCTTCCCCCAAGCGCCTTTTTCCTGATCGGCCTCATCATCTGGGCCGTGCGCACCTGGCAACCGAAACAGCGTGAAACCGTGGAATTCCGTGTCCGCGCGGCGCCACAGTCGGAGGGGGTGTGA
- a CDS encoding zinc-finger domain-containing protein — translation MSENPLDSVRKERQITVTAADLPLCCPLPDEPVALLHPRVYLDPVKSGKAVCPYCSREFLFTGEPPKGHH, via the coding sequence ATGAGCGAAAACCCGTTGGATTCGGTCCGTAAGGAGCGGCAGATCACCGTTACCGCTGCGGATCTGCCTCTGTGCTGCCCGCTCCCCGACGAACCCGTCGCCCTGTTGCATCCGCGTGTCTACCTCGACCCAGTCAAAAGCGGGAAAGCGGTCTGCCCGTACTGCAGCCGCGAATTCCTTTTCACCGGCGAACCCCCGAAAGGCCACCACTGA
- a CDS encoding Na(+)-translocating NADH-quinone reductase subunit A: protein MHTVTLSRGLSLPLPGAPQQQISGHTAPIRRVALLGPDYRGMRPKLLVAEGDRVTKGAPLFAHKKFPNVVFTARATGTVVAIERGARRALLNVVIECDADPNAEETRFEPIAPDALLDLDTEAVVSRLCASGLWTALRTRPFGKIPDPASRPAAIFVTAIDTRPLAADPVVVIGERPEAFRAGMAILAHLTDGKIYLCQAPGEHLPMPEGARYRSVAFAGPHPAGLPGTHIHFLEPVSLERTVWYLNYQDVIAIGTLFLEGRIDTERVVALGGEMVRQPRLVRVPLGASIEALLEGELCDGPCRPISGSPLDGRRAIGPLAYLGRYHLQVSVLPEPKRDDKPLLGWINPLLPRFSLFRVLFNRSEAPRFTTAQQGSPRAMIPTGIFEEICPLEILPTQLLRYLVVGDTDMAQKLGCLELEEEDVAIFSFACVGKTDYGAYLRAALEKIEREG from the coding sequence ATGCACACTGTGACGCTATCGCGAGGGCTCTCCTTGCCGCTGCCCGGCGCGCCCCAGCAACAAATCAGCGGCCACACGGCACCCATTCGCCGCGTGGCGCTGCTGGGACCCGATTACCGGGGCATGCGGCCCAAGCTGCTGGTTGCCGAAGGCGACCGGGTGACGAAAGGAGCACCGCTCTTTGCCCACAAAAAATTCCCGAATGTCGTGTTCACCGCACGGGCAACCGGGACGGTTGTCGCGATCGAGCGGGGCGCGCGCCGCGCGTTGCTCAACGTTGTGATCGAATGCGACGCCGACCCGAACGCCGAAGAAACCCGGTTCGAACCGATTGCGCCCGACGCTCTGCTCGACCTCGACACCGAAGCGGTCGTTTCGCGCCTCTGCGCCAGCGGTCTGTGGACGGCGCTACGCACTCGGCCCTTCGGCAAGATTCCTGACCCGGCGAGTCGCCCCGCCGCGATTTTCGTCACCGCGATCGATACCCGCCCCCTTGCCGCCGACCCAGTGGTCGTCATCGGTGAACGTCCCGAAGCGTTTCGCGCCGGGATGGCCATCCTGGCACACCTCACCGACGGCAAAATCTATCTGTGCCAAGCCCCTGGCGAACACCTGCCGATGCCCGAAGGCGCGCGTTACCGTTCCGTGGCGTTTGCGGGTCCGCATCCGGCGGGGCTCCCAGGCACCCATATCCATTTCCTCGAACCGGTTTCACTCGAACGCACCGTCTGGTATCTCAACTACCAGGACGTGATCGCGATCGGGACCCTCTTTCTGGAAGGGCGCATCGACACCGAGCGCGTCGTCGCACTGGGTGGTGAGATGGTGCGGCAGCCGCGTCTCGTGCGGGTTCCGCTCGGGGCAAGTATCGAAGCGCTGCTGGAAGGCGAACTCTGCGACGGCCCTTGCCGTCCCATCTCGGGTTCGCCGCTCGATGGACGCCGTGCGATCGGGCCGCTCGCGTATCTCGGGCGTTACCATCTCCAAGTGAGCGTCCTACCCGAACCCAAACGCGACGATAAGCCGCTGCTCGGGTGGATCAATCCGCTGCTGCCGCGCTTTTCGCTCTTTCGCGTGCTCTTCAACCGCAGTGAAGCGCCGCGCTTTACCACGGCCCAGCAAGGAAGCCCCCGGGCGATGATCCCCACGGGCATTTTCGAAGAGATCTGCCCGCTCGAGATCCTGCCAACGCAACTGTTGCGTTATCTGGTCGTCGGGGATACCGACATGGCTCAGAAATTGGGTTGCCTGGAGCTCGAAGAAGAAGACGTTGCGATCTTCTCATTCGCCTGCGTGGGGAAAACCGACTATGGCGCCTACTTGCGCGCCGCACTCGAAAAGATCGAACGGGAGGGCTAA
- the nqrE gene encoding NADH:ubiquinone reductase (Na(+)-transporting) subunit E has protein sequence MELLNLFITAVFIENLALSFFLGMCTFLAISKKIETAIGLGIAVVVVQSLTIPLNNLINHYLLAEGALAWAGLPDVDLSFLGFLSFIGLIAAAVQILEMFLDRYVPALYNALGIFLPLITVNCAILGGTLFMVERDYNFAESVVYGVGSGLGWALAIVLMAAVREKLKYADIPAGLQGLGSAFMTAGLMALGFMAFSGLKL, from the coding sequence ATGGAACTCCTGAACCTCTTCATCACCGCCGTCTTCATCGAAAACCTGGCGCTCTCCTTCTTCCTGGGGATGTGCACCTTCCTGGCCATTTCGAAAAAGATCGAAACGGCCATTGGCCTGGGGATTGCGGTGGTGGTGGTGCAATCGCTCACCATCCCGCTCAACAACCTCATCAACCACTACCTGCTCGCCGAAGGGGCGCTCGCCTGGGCGGGTCTACCCGACGTCGACCTTTCGTTTCTCGGCTTTCTGAGCTTCATCGGCCTGATTGCCGCTGCGGTACAGATTCTCGAGATGTTCCTCGACCGCTACGTCCCAGCGCTTTACAATGCGCTTGGGATCTTCCTGCCGCTTATCACCGTGAACTGTGCGATTCTCGGTGGCACGCTCTTCATGGTCGAGCGCGACTACAACTTTGCCGAGAGCGTGGTCTATGGCGTCGGCTCCGGCCTGGGGTGGGCGTTGGCGATCGTGCTGATGGCTGCGGTACGGGAAAAGCTCAAATACGCCGATATCCCGGCTGGTCTCCAAGGGCTTGGCAGCGCCTTCATGACCGCAGGGTTGATGGCGCTCGGCTTCATGGCTTTCTCTGGTTTGAAACTCTGA
- a CDS encoding CBS domain-containing protein has translation MLTDFFVRDFVRRDPLVFHPETALTEALEALVVHRVNGAPVTDRFGKLIGFFSEKDLLKPLVADAYLNELAGNVGDFMNRKVVTLDAEDTLLDAARAFAENHYHAYPVVEDGTLIGVLDRSRLIATIAKILRTV, from the coding sequence ATGCTGACCGACTTCTTTGTCCGCGATTTCGTCCGCCGCGACCCGCTCGTCTTTCACCCGGAAACTGCGCTCACCGAAGCGCTGGAAGCGCTCGTCGTCCATCGCGTGAATGGTGCGCCGGTGACCGACCGTTTCGGCAAATTGATCGGTTTCTTTTCCGAAAAAGACCTGTTGAAGCCCCTCGTTGCCGATGCGTACCTCAACGAACTGGCCGGCAATGTCGGTGATTTCATGAACCGCAAAGTGGTCACCCTTGACGCCGAGGACACCCTTCTCGATGCCGCGCGGGCGTTTGCCGAGAACCACTACCATGCCTATCCGGTAGTCGAAGACGGGACGTTGATCGGCGTGTTGGACCGTTCGCGCCTCATCGCCACCATCGCAAAAATCCTCCGTACGGTCTAG
- the nqrM gene encoding (Na+)-NQR maturation NqrM: MSTFLATLAVFLLFVLFAAIGVLFGRRALQGSCGGLGRFGISCDGGCSQPCPRKAAAQEEKQTSC, encoded by the coding sequence ATGAGTACTTTTTTGGCCACGCTTGCTGTGTTTCTGCTCTTCGTCCTCTTCGCGGCAATTGGCGTACTCTTTGGGCGGCGCGCGCTCCAAGGTTCTTGCGGTGGCCTTGGCCGTTTTGGTATTTCCTGCGACGGGGGATGCAGCCAGCCTTGCCCCCGCAAGGCGGCTGCGCAAGAGGAGAAGCAAACATCATGCTGA
- a CDS encoding Na(+)-translocating NADH-quinone reductase subunit C, whose translation MSNSETFNLKAIWALPNDDLRKIVAVALVVCFFCAALVSATVVALRPLQQHNQAAFRAKNIVEVAGIWQPGSPISPAEALKSLEQVWVELGTGRVLDTPPPLPADPQKIARDPNWSQPLARSEDPAGIKRLPKVMPVYLKRDANGKVTVIVLPIHGSGLWSTMWGFLALEGDGTTIRGLKFYQQAETPGLGGEVENPKWRALWHGKRAFDEQGQVAIHVVKGRVDPNTPEAQFAVDGLAGATLTSKGVDQTVRFWLSERAYGPFLQSLRSKGDGQ comes from the coding sequence ATGTCCAACTCTGAAACCTTCAACCTGAAAGCGATCTGGGCGCTACCCAACGACGACCTGCGTAAGATCGTCGCCGTGGCGCTCGTCGTCTGCTTCTTCTGCGCCGCGCTCGTCTCGGCCACGGTCGTGGCGCTGCGCCCACTGCAACAGCACAATCAAGCAGCATTTCGGGCGAAGAACATCGTCGAAGTCGCCGGCATTTGGCAGCCAGGCAGCCCGATTTCTCCCGCCGAAGCCCTCAAGTCGCTCGAACAGGTGTGGGTGGAGCTGGGAACGGGCCGGGTCCTCGATACCCCGCCGCCCCTACCTGCCGACCCACAAAAAATCGCGCGTGACCCCAATTGGTCGCAGCCGCTTGCCCGCAGCGAAGACCCCGCTGGCATCAAAAGGCTGCCCAAAGTGATGCCCGTCTACCTGAAGCGCGACGCGAACGGCAAAGTCACAGTGATCGTACTCCCCATCCACGGCTCCGGTCTTTGGTCGACGATGTGGGGTTTCCTGGCGTTGGAAGGGGATGGCACCACGATCCGCGGTCTCAAGTTCTACCAACAGGCAGAAACGCCGGGTCTGGGCGGCGAGGTGGAAAACCCCAAATGGCGCGCGCTGTGGCACGGCAAACGAGCTTTCGACGAACAGGGTCAGGTAGCGATCCACGTCGTCAAAGGCCGTGTCGATCCCAACACGCCGGAAGCGCAGTTCGCCGTCGATGGGTTGGCGGGCGCGACGCTCACTTCGAAAGGGGTCGATCAAACCGTCCGTTTCTGGTTGAGCGAACGCGCGTACGGACCCTTCCTGCAATCATTGAGAAGCAAGGGGGATGGGCAATGA
- the nqrF gene encoding NADH:ubiquinone reductase (Na(+)-transporting) subunit F: protein MIEVILGVFFFVAIVLALVAFILAARKRLVASGTVPIEINGEKTIAAPVGSKLLGALADAKLFVSSACGGGGSCGQCKVKVLDGGGALLPTEAAHINKKQAREGYRLSCQVTVKQPMKVEVPEEVFGVKKWECTVKSNRNVATFIKELVLELPPGENVDFRAGGYIQIEAPPHVRHFKDFDIPEPFRSDWEKMGLFDLVSQVDEPIVRAYSMANYPLEKGIIMLNVRIATPPRPGLPPGKMSSYIFGLKPGDKVTISGPFGEFFARDTDNEMVFIGGGAGMAPMRSHIFDQLERLHSKRKITFWYGARSKKELFYVDDFNRLQEKYPNFRWFIALSDPQPEDNWTGYTGFIHNVLYEHYLKDHPAPEDCEYYLCGPPVMTAAVTQMLLDLGVERENILFDDFGG from the coding sequence ATGATCGAAGTCATCTTGGGCGTCTTTTTTTTCGTAGCGATCGTCCTGGCGCTGGTGGCGTTCATTCTGGCGGCCCGCAAGCGATTGGTCGCAAGCGGTACGGTTCCCATCGAAATCAATGGGGAGAAAACCATCGCGGCGCCGGTTGGCAGCAAACTGCTCGGTGCGCTTGCCGACGCGAAACTCTTCGTCAGCTCGGCGTGTGGTGGTGGCGGTTCGTGCGGCCAATGCAAGGTGAAAGTGCTCGATGGCGGCGGGGCGTTGCTGCCTACCGAAGCCGCACACATCAACAAAAAGCAGGCGCGCGAGGGCTACCGCCTCTCCTGCCAGGTCACCGTCAAACAGCCGATGAAGGTCGAAGTCCCCGAAGAGGTCTTCGGCGTCAAGAAGTGGGAATGTACCGTCAAGAGCAACCGCAACGTCGCCACCTTCATCAAAGAGCTGGTGCTCGAACTGCCCCCGGGGGAAAACGTCGATTTCCGCGCGGGCGGTTACATTCAGATCGAAGCCCCGCCTCATGTCCGTCACTTCAAAGATTTCGATATCCCTGAGCCCTTTCGCAGTGACTGGGAAAAGATGGGGCTCTTCGATCTGGTCTCCCAAGTGGACGAGCCGATCGTGCGCGCCTACTCGATGGCGAACTATCCGCTGGAAAAGGGCATCATCATGCTCAACGTCCGGATCGCGACGCCGCCACGTCCTGGGCTGCCACCTGGGAAGATGTCGTCGTACATCTTCGGCCTCAAACCCGGTGACAAGGTGACGATTTCCGGTCCCTTTGGCGAATTCTTCGCCCGTGACACCGACAATGAGATGGTTTTCATCGGCGGTGGCGCGGGGATGGCCCCGATGCGCTCGCACATTTTCGACCAACTCGAGCGCCTGCACAGCAAGCGCAAGATCACCTTCTGGTACGGGGCCCGGTCGAAGAAAGAGCTCTTCTACGTCGACGACTTCAACCGGCTGCAGGAAAAATACCCCAATTTCCGTTGGTTCATCGCGCTTTCCGACCCGCAACCCGAAGACAACTGGACGGGCTATACCGGGTTCATCCACAATGTCCTCTACGAACACTATCTCAAAGATCACCCCGCGCCGGAGGATTGCGAATACTATCTCTGCGGCCCACCCGTGATGACCGCCGCAGTGACACAGATGTTGCTCGATCTGGGAGTCGAGCGCGAAAACATCCTCTTCGACGATTTCGGCGGCTGA
- a CDS encoding branched-chain amino acid transaminase, with translation MSMSDRDGTIWYDGELVPWREATTHVLTHSLHYGLAVFEGLRAYETERGPAIFRLREHTERLLNSAKIYMMPIAYSLETLMEAQKAVVRANNLTSCYIRPIAFYGSEKMGVSPRGAKVHVAIAAWPWGAYLGEEGLQKGIRVKTSSFQRQHVNVTMPRAKVASTYANSILANLEVTSQGYDEALLLDTMGFVAEGAGENLFLVKNGQLIEPEIACALTGITRDTVHHIARELGIPLVSRRLTRDDVYIADEAFFTGTAAEVTPIRELDDRVIGSGSRGPITEKIQARYFEIVNGRAPEYDHWLTYV, from the coding sequence ATGTCGATGTCCGATCGTGACGGCACCATCTGGTACGACGGCGAACTCGTGCCCTGGCGCGAGGCCACCACCCATGTGCTCACCCACTCGCTCCACTACGGTCTAGCGGTTTTCGAAGGCTTACGCGCCTACGAAACCGAACGTGGGCCAGCGATCTTTCGCCTGCGCGAGCACACCGAACGGCTCCTCAATTCCGCAAAGATCTACATGATGCCGATCGCCTACTCGCTGGAAACGCTGATGGAAGCGCAAAAAGCGGTGGTGCGCGCCAACAACCTCACGTCGTGCTACATCCGCCCCATCGCCTTTTACGGCTCGGAAAAGATGGGGGTTTCGCCGCGCGGGGCCAAGGTGCACGTTGCCATCGCCGCGTGGCCGTGGGGCGCTTATCTCGGCGAAGAGGGGTTGCAAAAAGGAATTCGTGTCAAAACCTCGTCGTTTCAGCGCCAACACGTAAACGTCACGATGCCCCGCGCCAAAGTAGCAAGCACCTACGCCAACTCGATCCTCGCCAACCTCGAGGTCACCAGCCAAGGGTACGATGAGGCGCTGCTTCTCGACACCATGGGTTTCGTTGCCGAAGGCGCCGGGGAGAACCTCTTCCTGGTGAAGAACGGGCAACTCATCGAACCCGAGATCGCGTGCGCGCTCACCGGAATCACCCGCGACACCGTCCATCACATCGCGCGTGAGCTCGGCATTCCGCTCGTTTCGCGGCGTTTGACCCGCGACGACGTCTACATCGCCGATGAAGCCTTTTTCACCGGCACCGCCGCCGAAGTCACCCCGATCCGCGAACTCGACGACCGCGTGATCGGCTCCGGGAGCCGCGGGCCGATTACTGAGAAAATCCAAGCGCGCTACTTCGAGATCGTCAACGGCCGTGCCCCCGAATACGACCACTGGCTGACGTACGTCTAA
- a CDS encoding NADH:ubiquinone reductase (Na(+)-transporting) subunit B, producing MSLRDRFHRWEPHFLPGGKWERWYPLYEMVETFLYWTNQPTKSAPHVRDAIDLKRMMSYVVVALLPAVLMACYNTGYQANLAVSAFGAEKGDWRGALYLALGFSFDPESVVGNFVLGFLHFLPIYLTTLVVGGLWEVLFAIVRKHEVNEGFLVTSMLYTLTMPPNAPLWLVALGISFGVVFGKEIFGGTGKNFLNPALTGRAFLFFAYPSAMSGDTVWVAVDGYARATPLGIGASEGMAGIAQAGYTWWDAFLGFIPGSLGETSALAILIGGLFLLYTKIASWRIVAGVAIGVIVTTLLFNWFGPENNPMAAMPWYWHFAVGGLMLAMFFMATDPVSASMTQAGRWIFGLLIGFMVVLIRVANPAFPEGAMLAVLFANVWAPFIDYLVMRWHLSRRERRYVQL from the coding sequence ATGTCGCTCAGAGACCGATTCCACCGTTGGGAGCCCCACTTCCTGCCCGGAGGCAAATGGGAGCGGTGGTACCCGCTCTACGAGATGGTCGAAACCTTCCTCTACTGGACCAACCAGCCGACGAAGAGCGCCCCGCACGTGCGCGACGCGATCGACCTCAAGCGGATGATGAGTTATGTGGTCGTCGCACTGCTGCCCGCAGTGCTCATGGCCTGTTACAACACGGGTTACCAAGCGAACCTCGCCGTGAGCGCGTTCGGCGCCGAAAAGGGCGATTGGCGCGGCGCGCTCTATCTCGCGCTCGGCTTTTCGTTCGACCCGGAAAGCGTCGTCGGCAACTTCGTGCTGGGATTCCTCCATTTCCTTCCCATCTACCTCACCACACTGGTGGTGGGTGGACTCTGGGAGGTCCTCTTCGCCATAGTGCGCAAACATGAAGTCAATGAAGGGTTTCTGGTAACCTCGATGCTCTATACCCTGACGATGCCGCCCAACGCGCCGCTCTGGCTCGTGGCGTTGGGCATCAGTTTCGGCGTCGTCTTCGGCAAGGAGATTTTCGGCGGCACGGGAAAGAACTTCCTCAACCCAGCGCTTACCGGCCGCGCGTTCCTCTTTTTCGCGTATCCGAGTGCGATGTCGGGCGACACCGTTTGGGTTGCCGTCGATGGATACGCCCGCGCCACGCCGTTGGGAATCGGCGCATCCGAGGGCATGGCAGGTATCGCGCAAGCTGGCTACACTTGGTGGGACGCCTTCCTGGGGTTCATTCCTGGGTCGCTGGGAGAAACCTCGGCGCTCGCAATCCTCATCGGAGGGTTGTTCCTCCTCTACACCAAGATCGCCTCCTGGCGGATCGTTGCCGGCGTTGCGATCGGGGTGATCGTGACTACACTGCTCTTCAACTGGTTCGGCCCCGAAAACAACCCGATGGCGGCGATGCCGTGGTATTGGCACTTCGCCGTGGGTGGCTTGATGCTCGCGATGTTTTTCATGGCCACCGACCCCGTTTCCGCGTCGATGACCCAAGCCGGACGCTGGATTTTCGGTCTGTTGATCGGCTTCATGGTGGTGCTGATCCGCGTTGCCAACCCCGCCTTTCCGGAAGGGGCGATGCTCGCGGTCCTCTTTGCGAACGTCTGGGCCCCGTTCATCGACTATCTGGTGATGCGTTGGCATCTCTCGCGTCGGGAGCGTCGCTATGTCCAACTCTGA
- a CDS encoding NADP-dependent malic enzyme, translating to MSTRDPAFREAALEYHRRPTPGKISVVPTKSLSNQRDLALAYSPGVAFACEAIAKDPLQSYELTARGNLVAVITNGTAVLGLGNIGPHAAKPVMEGKGCLFKKFAGIDVFDIELDANDPDKVIEIVAALEPTLGGVNLEDIKAPECFYIEKKLRERMKIPVFHDDQHGTAIISAAALLNGLIVVGKRIEAVKLVCSGAGAAAIACLDLMCQLGLRKENIFVCDSKGVIYEGREPDMEPNKARYAQRTSARTLAEVIEGADVFLGLSQAGVLKPEMVAKMAKDPLIFALANPTPEIMPEEAKAVRPDAIIATGRSDYPNQVNNVLCFPFIFRGALDVGATTITEAMKIACVHALAELARAETNDVVANAYGGIELTFGPEYLIPKPFDPRLIVRIAPAVAKAAMDSGVATRPIDDFDAYRAQLQNFVYHSGVVMKPIFTVARSLPMEEKRVIFCEGEDERVLHAARAVIDERLARPILIGRPAVIEMRLKKLGLSLEPERDFDLVNPESDPRYKPLWQQYHKMMARRGITPEIAKARMRRDTTLIGCMLLKNGESDAVICGTFGTFEYHLQHVRDVIGLAPGAKLLAAMNIVMTGKHTLAVADTYVNYDPTAEQVAQIAAMAADEFARFGIEPRVALLSHSNFGSANTPSARKMREARDLLHALRPDLNMDGEMHADAALSHEVRSRLIDDEDCTLSGEANVLIMPTVDAANIAFNLVKQVSGQGVSVGPMLLGAAMPVQILTPSATVRRLVNMTAVAVVDAHELRDRLINT from the coding sequence ATGAGCACGCGCGACCCCGCTTTTCGTGAAGCAGCGCTCGAGTACCATCGCCGCCCTACCCCGGGCAAGATTTCTGTCGTTCCCACCAAAAGTCTCTCCAACCAGCGCGATCTGGCGCTCGCCTATTCACCCGGTGTGGCGTTCGCGTGCGAAGCGATCGCGAAAGATCCGTTGCAATCCTACGAACTCACCGCTCGGGGCAACCTCGTTGCGGTGATCACCAACGGAACCGCGGTGTTGGGTTTGGGGAACATCGGCCCCCATGCCGCGAAGCCGGTGATGGAAGGGAAGGGGTGTCTGTTCAAGAAGTTCGCTGGGATCGACGTCTTCGATATCGAGCTCGACGCGAACGACCCCGACAAAGTGATCGAAATCGTTGCTGCGCTCGAACCGACTTTGGGGGGCGTGAACCTCGAAGACATCAAGGCGCCCGAATGCTTCTACATCGAGAAGAAGCTGCGGGAGCGGATGAAAATCCCGGTTTTTCACGACGATCAGCACGGCACCGCGATCATATCGGCTGCGGCACTCTTGAATGGTTTGATCGTCGTGGGCAAACGGATCGAAGCGGTCAAACTGGTTTGTTCGGGTGCCGGTGCCGCTGCGATCGCATGTCTGGATCTCATGTGCCAGCTGGGGTTGCGCAAAGAAAACATCTTCGTCTGCGATTCCAAAGGGGTGATCTATGAAGGGCGTGAGCCCGACATGGAGCCCAACAAAGCGCGCTATGCGCAACGCACATCGGCACGCACGCTGGCGGAGGTGATCGAAGGGGCGGACGTCTTCTTGGGGTTGTCGCAAGCAGGGGTGCTCAAGCCCGAGATGGTGGCGAAGATGGCCAAGGATCCACTCATTTTCGCATTGGCGAACCCCACGCCGGAGATCATGCCGGAAGAGGCGAAAGCGGTTCGACCCGATGCGATCATCGCGACCGGCCGTTCCGACTACCCCAATCAGGTGAACAACGTCCTCTGTTTCCCGTTCATCTTTCGCGGTGCGCTCGACGTCGGGGCGACCACGATCACCGAAGCGATGAAAATCGCATGCGTGCATGCACTGGCAGAGCTGGCGCGCGCGGAGACGAACGACGTGGTCGCGAACGCATACGGCGGCATCGAATTGACCTTTGGTCCCGAATACCTCATCCCGAAGCCCTTCGACCCACGCTTGATCGTCCGAATCGCGCCCGCCGTGGCGAAGGCAGCGATGGACTCGGGGGTTGCGACACGGCCGATCGACGACTTCGACGCCTACCGGGCGCAACTGCAAAACTTCGTCTACCACTCCGGCGTGGTGATGAAACCGATCTTTACCGTCGCGCGTTCGCTGCCGATGGAGGAAAAGCGCGTGATCTTCTGCGAAGGGGAAGACGAGCGGGTGTTGCACGCCGCGCGCGCGGTGATCGACGAACGGCTGGCGCGGCCGATTCTGATCGGCCGCCCGGCGGTGATCGAGATGCGGCTGAAAAAATTGGGTTTATCGCTGGAACCGGAACGCGATTTCGACCTGGTCAATCCCGAGTCCGACCCGCGCTACAAACCGTTGTGGCAACAGTACCACAAGATGATGGCGCGGCGCGGGATCACGCCGGAAATCGCCAAAGCGCGTATGCGCCGCGATACGACGCTGATCGGGTGTATGCTGCTCAAGAACGGTGAATCGGACGCGGTGATCTGCGGAACCTTTGGCACGTTCGAATACCACCTGCAGCACGTCCGCGACGTGATCGGTTTGGCGCCGGGTGCAAAACTCTTGGCTGCGATGAACATCGTGATGACCGGCAAGCACACGCTGGCGGTGGCCGATACCTACGTCAATTACGACCCGACCGCCGAGCAGGTGGCGCAGATCGCCGCAATGGCCGCCGACGAGTTCGCCCGTTTTGGGATCGAACCGCGGGTTGCGCTCCTGTCCCATTCCAATTTCGGTTCCGCCAATACCCCTTCGGCGCGCAAGATGCGCGAAGCGCGTGATTTGCTCCATGCACTGCGGCCCGATCTCAACATGGACGGCGAGATGCACGCAGATGCGGCGCTGTCGCACGAGGTGCGCAGTCGCTTGATCGACGACGAAGATTGCACCTTGAGCGGTGAGGCGAACGTACTGATCATGCCGACCGTTGACGCCGCCAATATTGCGTTCAACCTGGTGAAACAGGTTTCAGGGCAAGGCGTTTCCGTTGGGCCGATGCTGCTCGGTGCCGCGATGCCGGTTCAGATTCTGACGCCGTCGGCGACGGTGCGGCGGTTGGTCAATATGACTGCGGTAGCGGTGGTCGACGCCCACGAATTGCGCGACCGTTTGATCAACACGTGA